Genomic window (Granulicella arctica):
CGGCATCGTCGTCATGAACACCCCTGGTGCCAACGCCGTAGCCGTCGCCGAGCTTACCCTCGGCCTCATGATCTCGCTCGCCCGCTCCATCCCCCGCGCGAATGTCACCATGCACGCGGGCAAGTGGGACAAGAAGACCCTGCAGGGCTCCGAACTTCGCGGCAAGACCCTCGGCATCGTGGGCCTCGGCCGCATCGGCCTCGAGGTCGCCCGCCGCGCCCTCAGCTTCGGCATGACCATCATCGGCTACGATCCCTTCGTCGCTCCCGTAATCGCCCGCGAAAATTCAGTCACGCTCGTCCCCATCGACGAGATCTTCAAATCCTCCGACTACCTCACCCTCCACGTCGGCCTCACCACCCAGACCGAAGGCCTCGTCAACGCCACCTCGCTCGCCATCATGAAGAAGGGCATCCGCATCATCAACTGCGCCCGCGGCGAGCTCATCGTCGAGCAGGCCCTTGCCGACGCCGTCAAGTCCGGCCACATCGGCGGCGCTGCCCTTGACGTCTTCCACCAGGAGCCCCTCAAAGAGTCGCCCTTCTACGGCCTCGATAACGTCATCCTCTCGCCCCACATCGCCGGAGCCACCGACGAGGCGCAGGAGGCCATCGGCATCCAGCTCGCCATGCAGGTCCGCGACTACCTCAAGCTCGGCGTCGTCCAGAATGCCGTCAACCTCCCCTCGCTCTCGCATGAGGAGTACCTTGAAGTCGCTCCCTACATTGAGATGGCCGAGCGCCTCGGGCGTTTCCTCGCCCACGCCACTCCCGGCAATCTGGAGAACATCCAGCTCACCTACTCCGGTCGCATCGCCACCGGCAAGACCGACCTCATCCGCAACGCAGCCGTAGCCGGCATCTTCGCCACCTCCGAAGGCACCTCTGAGGTCAACCGGATCAATGCTGCCGCCATCGCCGCCGAGCGCGGCATTCGCTTGCAGGAAGATAAGAAGGAGTTCGTCACCGGCGGATCAGGCTCCGTCCTCAAGCTCGTCCTCCACTCCTCTGAAGGAGATGTCAGCTCCTCCGCCACCGTCCTCCACGGCACCTCACCCCGCCTGCTTACCTACGATGGCATCGACATCGAGGCACCCCTCAACGGTACCCTTGTCGTCATCCGCAACCACGACGTCCCCGGCGTCATCGGTCGCATCGGCACCATCCTCGGCGAGCACTCCCTCAACATCGCCAACTTCGCCCTGGGTCGTTCGGTCCACTCCCAGCGTGTTCCGCAGGGCCAGGCACTTGCCGTTGTGCAGATCGATGTTCAACAAGCCACTGCCGCCACTGCCGCCATCGATGCGCTACGCAAAGTAGAAGCGATTGCCAGCGTCCGCCTCATTGAACTAGGCAAGCTCTAGAGGGCAGCTCCGGCCGCGGCCGCCCACGCAGCCCGAGGCCGGAGCGAACCCTTTACCATGGAAGCTGTACGCTATACACAGGGAACACCTAGACACCTATGCCGCTCTACGAGTACGAATGCACCGCCTGCCACAAGCACACCGAGAAGATCCAGAAGTTCTCTGATCCGGAGATCACCACCTGCCCGCACTGCAGTGGGACCCTCAAGCGCGTCATCACCGCACCGGCCATCTCCTTCAAAGGCGGAGGCTGGTACGCCGATGGTTACGGCAACGCCAAGCCTGCAGGCGACAGCAAGACGACGCCCGCCGTATCGTCGAAGACCGACAGCGCCTCGTCAAGCTCTGACAGTAGCAGCGCGACACCCGTCGCCGCTCCCGCAGCAGCCCCAGCCGCAGCACAGGCCGCTACCACTTCTACTTCAGACAAGAAGTAGCTGTCTGCCCGCCGAAGCTGAGAGCTAATCCTTAGCGGGCGGCGGTGGCACTTTCTTACCAGCCTTCCGAGCCTCCGAGAGACCGATCGCAATCGCCTGCTTGGGATTGGTCACCTTCTGACCGCTGCCACTCTTCAGCTTGCCCTGCTTCATCGCCTTCATCTCAGTCTCGACACTCTTGCTCGCAGCCGGACTGTACTTCCGTGCCGCAGTTTTTCTAGCAGGAGCCTTCTTTCCCGCAGACTTTTTCGCCGGAGCCTTCTTCGATGCGGCCTTCTTCGTAGCCATGGGTGAGTCCTCCGCTCGTAGGAGTTGAACACCGCTCGAAGAGTTGCACCAGCAGAAGTGCAGAGCCTAGCGCCGTCTGCGAATCAGCCAACCGACGACGCCCAGCGCCAGCACAAAGCCGAAGATCTCCAGCCCGATTACGACGCGATGTCCCCGCCCATGCGTCCGCCGCAGCGTTCCCTCGTCCCAAGCCGATCGCACGCTCACAAGGTCGGCCGTCAGGCCCGGGATCGTAATTGCCTGAAGATCCGTCGTAGGCAGCGAACCGAAGATCCGCTCCGGCTGTGGCATCGCACCCGCGCGATCCTTTGGAATCGCCGCAATCAGCTTGTTGATCTCGGCATCGCGAGGATCGTTGAAGAACACCGTATCCGCCGTATTCGGAAACAGCGTAGCCGTTCCTGTCATCTTCTTCTCGATCGCCGCAACGCTATCCTGGCAAACACCCAGGCCGTAGTAGCCGCCAAACGGCATCGCCGGATGCCGCATATGCAGATGCGCGTAAGCGACCATCATCCGGCCCGTCAGCCGCGTCACCTCGACCGCATCTGCACCGCGATACTCATGCGCGTGCCGCCCAAGCACCCAGGGCTGATTCAGCTCATCCATCGTGCGAAACTCAGCCTTACCGTCGATCCCGAAGTACCAGGCGACACTCGCGTTGATCTTCGGCCCACGAATCGTCCACTCGTACTCTGCATGGCTCACCGGCACCAGCAGGGGCCGCGTCGTATGCGGAATCAGGATCTGGGAGTTGATGAAGAACGGCATCATCACGTCCTGCCCCTTGTAATGAAAGTGGCCGAAGTTAGCAAAGTACCGCGCATCCGAGACCACGACATCGTGGCCCGTCGCAATCAGCGCCTGCACCAACTCCTCTGGCGTCGTCGCCTTACCGCCTGCGATCGAAGCTGTCGCCGAAGCCGTTCCACTAAGTCCGTTCATCGCCAACCGGTTCAGCACCTCGGATAGCCGCTGGCTCTCGGAGTGCAACGGTGCAAGCGCAGGATCGGCTCCATCGCCACGCACAACGCCGTCGCCAAGCGCACTTGTAAGCCCCTCGGTCGAGAACCCAGGTCGATCCGAAGGCTGATCCAGATCAGCAGTCTCGCCTCGTTCGAGCGTGTACGGCCCAAGGTCGAGATACTCCTTCATCTGCTTCGTCGAAGCCTTCTTCACCGGCCCGCTCGGCGCACCGCCCGCCGTCGCTGTCTCTTCGACCTTCGCATCTTTTCCGGCAACATGCCCGACCACGCGAACCGTCGGATTGATCTCCCGCATCGTCCAGCCGGGAAAACGATTCAGCCCCTCCCAGTCCTTGCCGAGAATCATCTTCCGCATGTGGTCTATCAACGCCGGGGTTAGCAGCGCCGGCCCGCGCTTCTGTCCCTCGTTCAACTGGGCGAGCATCGCCTCCGTAAACCCCGGCTGCGACGAAAGCTCCTGCATCATCTGCGAAAGCAACACCGTATTCGGCGGCATCGGCCCGCTCGGCACAACATACTTGGCATCGCTCCGACACCCGGCCAACGCCCCGACAACCGCCGCCGCGAGCACCCATCCCGCGCGACGCGAACGAACATAGCTGGACAACTGCAGGCCGACATAACCGGAGAG
Coding sequences:
- the serA gene encoding phosphoglycerate dehydrogenase is translated as MKIVLAEKVSPATLAVFQQEPGWNIVTPDQIKNGLAAELADADALVVRSAVQADAALLAAAPKLRVIGRAGVGVDNIDTAAATHRGIVVMNTPGANAVAVAELTLGLMISLARSIPRANVTMHAGKWDKKTLQGSELRGKTLGIVGLGRIGLEVARRALSFGMTIIGYDPFVAPVIARENSVTLVPIDEIFKSSDYLTLHVGLTTQTEGLVNATSLAIMKKGIRIINCARGELIVEQALADAVKSGHIGGAALDVFHQEPLKESPFYGLDNVILSPHIAGATDEAQEAIGIQLAMQVRDYLKLGVVQNAVNLPSLSHEEYLEVAPYIEMAERLGRFLAHATPGNLENIQLTYSGRIATGKTDLIRNAAVAGIFATSEGTSEVNRINAAAIAAERGIRLQEDKKEFVTGGSGSVLKLVLHSSEGDVSSSATVLHGTSPRLLTYDGIDIEAPLNGTLVVIRNHDVPGVIGRIGTILGEHSLNIANFALGRSVHSQRVPQGQALAVVQIDVQQATAATAAIDALRKVEAIASVRLIELGKL
- a CDS encoding FmdB family zinc ribbon protein; its protein translation is MPLYEYECTACHKHTEKIQKFSDPEITTCPHCSGTLKRVITAPAISFKGGGWYADGYGNAKPAGDSKTTPAVSSKTDSASSSSDSSSATPVAAPAAAPAAAQAATTSTSDKK
- a CDS encoding DUF6496 domain-containing protein, with translation MATKKAASKKAPAKKSAGKKAPARKTAARKYSPAASKSVETEMKAMKQGKLKSGSGQKVTNPKQAIAIGLSEARKAGKKVPPPPAKD